A single Paenibacillus sp. FSL R5-0517 DNA region contains:
- a CDS encoding prolyl oligopeptidase family serine peptidase — protein MPRGCSLPDITIYESSYPRSVSSAFPDFTSTLNSLHLQPLASDYPAANIPDIAHPQEQWPALIYCRGGLGSYGGVNTVWLEQFVQQGYIVFAPSYRGNEGGEGRDEYGGKDAEDVHAAYRLIQRLPFVDPKRISLMGFSRGAINAVHTATAYNEGPDKVHKLVLWSGVSDVERTYHERTDLRRTLKRVLGGSPRAAPEAYLARSPLSKANKLSCPVLIMHGTSDTQVNYSHGTRMYHWLKRRGANVTFHAYGGQDHHFHEKIHESAVNNMFDWLAAP, from the coding sequence TTGCCACGAGGTTGTTCATTACCTGATATCACGATATATGAATCTTCTTATCCCCGCTCAGTCTCATCTGCCTTTCCGGACTTCACTTCCACACTTAATTCTCTACATCTGCAACCACTCGCCAGCGACTACCCTGCTGCAAACATACCTGATATCGCACACCCACAGGAACAGTGGCCAGCGCTGATCTATTGTCGCGGCGGACTTGGCAGCTATGGCGGGGTAAATACCGTTTGGCTTGAGCAGTTTGTACAACAAGGTTATATCGTGTTCGCCCCATCCTATCGTGGCAACGAAGGCGGTGAAGGTCGTGACGAGTACGGCGGAAAAGATGCCGAAGATGTGCATGCTGCTTATCGGTTGATACAGCGTTTACCTTTTGTCGACCCGAAACGTATATCGTTAATGGGGTTCTCGCGTGGGGCCATTAATGCTGTACATACGGCAACTGCCTACAATGAGGGACCGGATAAAGTACATAAATTAGTTCTTTGGAGCGGTGTTTCCGATGTGGAACGCACTTACCATGAGCGAACCGATCTGAGGCGCACATTGAAGCGGGTATTAGGTGGTTCCCCCCGCGCAGCTCCGGAAGCGTACCTCGCCCGTTCTCCCTTATCCAAAGCGAACAAACTATCTTGTCCGGTGCTGATCATGCATGGTACATCGGATACACAGGTGAATTATAGCCATGGAACCCGAATGTATCACTGGCTTAAGCGCCGAGGTGCAAACGTCACATTCCACGCTTATGGCGGGCAGGATCATCATTTTCACGAGAAAATACATGAATCTGCGGTAAACAATATGTTTGATTGGCTCGCTGCACCTTAG
- a CDS encoding GTP pyrophosphokinase family protein, translated as MNAPHPIDQFKKFKYEITRFMMIYKFALDQMETKIEVLKEEFQSLHDYSPIEHTKSRLKSPESIMNKMFRKNHELTFESIKQNIKDIAGVRITCSFISDIYRIKDMLCNQSDLRVLEVKDYIENPKPNGYQSLHLLVEVPVYMSNGEERACVEIQIRTIAMDFWASLEHKIFYKYNKDVPEHLTRELKSAADSANALDQQMERLHREIQEIKDAENERDEEELRRIIINNQQFTLPSNLLKLLGSGE; from the coding sequence ATGAATGCTCCACATCCAATCGATCAATTCAAGAAATTTAAATATGAAATTACGAGATTTATGATGATCTATAAATTTGCTCTGGATCAAATGGAGACCAAAATTGAAGTATTGAAGGAAGAATTCCAGTCTCTGCATGATTACAGTCCAATTGAGCATACAAAGTCCAGACTGAAATCTCCTGAGAGCATTATGAACAAGATGTTCCGCAAAAATCATGAGTTAACGTTTGAGAGCATCAAGCAAAATATCAAGGATATCGCCGGGGTACGGATTACATGTTCCTTTATCTCGGACATCTATCGCATTAAGGATATGCTGTGCAACCAGAGCGATCTGCGTGTACTGGAGGTCAAAGACTACATCGAGAATCCGAAACCAAATGGCTACCAAAGCCTTCACCTCCTGGTGGAAGTGCCTGTGTACATGTCCAATGGCGAGGAACGAGCATGTGTGGAGATTCAGATTCGTACGATCGCGATGGATTTCTGGGCGAGTCTAGAGCATAAGATTTTTTATAAATACAATAAGGATGTTCCCGAGCATTTGACGAGAGAGCTAAAGAGTGCGGCAGACTCCGCCAATGCACTGGATCAACAGATGGAACGACTTCACCGGGAAATTCAGGAGATTAAGGACGCCGAGAACGAGCGGGATGAAGAAGAACTGCGCCGTATCATTATTAACAACCAACAGTTCACACTGCCGTCCAACTTGCTCAAACTGCTGGGTAGCGGGGAGTAG
- a CDS encoding multidrug effflux MFS transporter encodes MKSTIASLNTNPTSRVRMALILGTLSAFGPLSLDMYLPALPTLADEFGSSTSYAQLSLTACMIGLAVGQLLAGPLSDVRGRRTPLIAGLMLYTIASILCLVSPTMGSFVVLRFIQGVAGAAGIVISRAIVRDVYSGPELTRFFSLLMLINGVAPIAAPIIGGQLLTYTSWRGVFILLSLIGILTLLAVIFGLGETLPSNRRSSGGLKQTLITFRQIAGDRQFMGYALTQGFVAAGMFAYISGSPFVLQKIYGVSPQMFSICFAINGLGIILASQVAGRLAGKVSETRLLIAGLLTAALGGTSLLIAILAGGNLISVLIPLFLVVSSVGLVNTASFALAMANQEKSAGSASALIGVMTFLFGGIVAPLVGLGGEGTAVPMGIVIACADLGALLIYFLMVSRGRKRQMDQTLS; translated from the coding sequence ATGAAAAGTACAATAGCTTCATTGAACACGAATCCCACATCCCGTGTACGGATGGCTTTAATTCTGGGGACGCTGTCGGCCTTCGGGCCGTTGTCCCTGGATATGTATTTACCCGCATTACCTACACTGGCTGATGAGTTCGGTTCATCGACCTCCTATGCTCAACTCAGTCTGACGGCGTGTATGATTGGACTTGCGGTGGGGCAGCTGCTTGCCGGACCTCTAAGTGATGTACGTGGTCGGCGAACACCGCTCATTGCAGGACTTATGCTCTATACTATAGCTTCCATACTCTGCTTGGTTAGCCCTACGATGGGCTCTTTTGTTGTGCTGCGGTTCATTCAGGGTGTAGCTGGAGCGGCTGGGATTGTCATCTCGCGCGCAATCGTCAGAGACGTATATTCAGGCCCGGAACTTACACGGTTCTTTTCCCTGTTAATGCTGATTAACGGCGTAGCCCCAATTGCTGCACCGATCATTGGTGGACAATTGTTGACATATACGTCGTGGCGTGGCGTATTTATTTTGCTTAGCCTCATCGGTATATTGACGCTGTTGGCTGTTATTTTCGGCCTTGGAGAGACATTGCCCTCCAACCGCAGATCAAGCGGGGGATTGAAACAGACGTTGATTACGTTTCGTCAAATCGCAGGCGATCGTCAGTTTATGGGTTATGCGTTGACCCAGGGTTTCGTAGCGGCTGGTATGTTTGCCTACATATCCGGTTCACCGTTTGTACTTCAGAAAATATATGGGGTATCCCCGCAAATGTTTAGTATCTGCTTTGCCATCAACGGGCTTGGCATTATTCTGGCCAGTCAGGTTGCCGGCAGACTTGCAGGTAAGGTATCTGAAACCCGCCTGTTAATCGCGGGGCTGCTAACCGCGGCCCTGGGAGGCACATCACTGCTCATCGCCATTCTGGCGGGAGGTAATCTAATCTCTGTACTGATTCCGTTATTTTTGGTGGTATCCAGTGTTGGACTGGTCAATACTGCGTCCTTCGCTCTGGCGATGGCCAATCAGGAGAAGTCGGCAGGAAGTGCGTCTGCGCTTATTGGTGTGATGACGTTCCTGTTCGGTGGCATTGTCGCTCCGCTAGTTGGTCTCGGAGGAGAAGGTACAGCTGTGCCAATGGGAATCGTTATCGCGTGTGCGGATCTCGGTGCCTTGCTGATTTATTTCCTAATGGTCAGTCGGGGCAGGAAGCGTCAGATGGATCAGACGTTGAGTTAA
- a CDS encoding iron-hydroxamate ABC transporter substrate-binding protein: MFKRNKKMITLLITVMVMSIWLAACGAKPAENGAAGENDTTTETETQTEAATERTMTDAMGHEVKIPANPERIIASYLEDNLVTLGVKPAAQWSVANGIQEYLQKDLNGIPTIAFDLPFEAVASFNPDLIIIGSQSMVEGEKYEQYSKIAPTYVLGDEINSDWRKTLLKIGEILNKSDEAQKALDDYEVKATEIKEKINNVTGGTKSAAAIWLVSGKFFIVSDNVSSGEVMYKELGLQEPEVVKEISANATGNWSSISLEKLAEMDVDYLFFVNSDEGTGAEALKDPVWQSIPAVKNGNLFEFTRSSSWLYSGVQANLQIMEDIQNSIVK; the protein is encoded by the coding sequence GTGTTTAAGAGAAATAAAAAGATGATCACACTTTTGATTACGGTGATGGTTATGTCCATCTGGTTAGCAGCATGTGGAGCGAAGCCGGCAGAGAACGGAGCAGCAGGAGAGAACGATACAACAACCGAGACAGAGACGCAAACAGAAGCCGCTACAGAGCGAACCATGACAGATGCAATGGGACACGAAGTGAAAATCCCGGCGAATCCGGAGCGTATTATCGCATCTTATCTAGAAGACAATCTGGTAACACTAGGTGTTAAGCCAGCAGCACAGTGGTCAGTAGCAAACGGCATTCAGGAATATTTGCAAAAAGATCTGAACGGTATTCCAACGATTGCCTTCGATCTTCCTTTTGAAGCGGTAGCAAGTTTCAACCCGGATCTGATTATTATTGGTTCTCAAAGTATGGTTGAAGGAGAAAAATACGAACAGTACAGTAAGATTGCACCTACTTATGTACTTGGCGATGAGATCAATAGCGATTGGCGTAAAACATTGCTGAAAATCGGTGAGATATTGAATAAGAGTGATGAAGCACAAAAAGCGCTGGATGATTACGAAGTTAAAGCTACAGAAATTAAGGAAAAGATCAACAACGTTACAGGTGGAACGAAATCGGCAGCGGCCATTTGGTTGGTTAGCGGCAAGTTCTTTATTGTAAGTGACAATGTATCAAGTGGAGAAGTAATGTATAAAGAACTTGGCCTTCAAGAGCCTGAAGTTGTAAAAGAAATCTCTGCCAATGCAACAGGTAACTGGTCTTCCATCTCTTTGGAGAAGCTGGCGGAAATGGATGTAGACTACTTGTTCTTTGTGAATAGTGATGAAGGTACTGGGGCGGAAGCACTGAAAGATCCAGTGTGGCAAAGCATTCCGGCTGTGAAAAATGGCAATTTGTTTGAATTCACCCGGTCCAGCAGCTGGTTGTATAGTGGAGTTCAAGCGAACCTTCAAATTATGGAAGACATTCAGAACAGCATTGTTAAATAA
- a CDS encoding flavin reductase family protein: MYTLDPREITGRDNYKLMSGSVVPRPIAFVTTRSDENDVINAAPFSFFNVVSSDPPLLSISVARKDGRMKDTARNVLAHKELVVHICDEAIIAEVNETAAILEPHESELERTKLTTVPSTKVTVPGIKEALIRMECELYQHIPITNDDGKPMSDLLLVRIVQYHFSEQVYNPDKGYILMDHLKPVSRLAGNDYAKLGERFTIIRPE, translated from the coding sequence ATGTATACATTGGATCCACGCGAAATAACGGGAAGAGACAACTATAAACTGATGAGTGGTTCGGTGGTACCACGTCCTATTGCTTTTGTGACGACACGTTCAGATGAGAATGATGTGATCAATGCAGCGCCTTTCAGTTTTTTCAATGTGGTTAGTTCGGACCCACCGCTGTTATCCATATCCGTTGCACGTAAAGACGGCAGGATGAAAGATACTGCACGTAATGTGCTTGCTCATAAAGAGTTGGTCGTGCATATATGTGATGAAGCAATCATAGCAGAAGTAAATGAGACAGCAGCTATCCTTGAACCTCATGAAAGTGAGCTTGAGCGGACGAAACTGACTACAGTACCAAGTACAAAGGTCACCGTGCCGGGAATAAAGGAAGCCCTTATTCGAATGGAGTGTGAGCTGTATCAGCACATTCCCATTACCAACGATGATGGCAAACCGATGAGTGATTTGCTACTGGTACGCATAGTACAGTATCATTTCAGCGAACAAGTCTATAATCCGGACAAGGGGTATATCCTGATGGATCATTTGAAACCAGTCAGCCGACTTGCGGGTAATGATTATGCCAAGCTTGGAGAGAGATTTACCATAATACGCCCTGAATAG
- a CDS encoding type III polyketide synthase, translated as MNQLEETTGASIMGIGTAWPVHRIEQKDVSARLAQALEHEPDARRWAKRIFNQCGVETRYTCEPNLLEPVDSCRYLPFTSREEVPTTSERMGKYKAAAVPLGLEAAVQALQDADVSSSEITHLITVSCTGQFLPGLDVRLIQQLELSPQINRIPLVFQGCAAGLKAIQLANSIVTTDQKAMVLIVCVELCTLHFQPSSKRDDLYAASFFGDGASACVIGASGTDRNECFRLGRGYSTLLPDCAEEMIWEVGNTGFDLYLSPQIPKLLGLHLGPEVERLLEGGSLPEIWAIHPGGRGIVDAVQKLYQLTDEQVSYSRNILRDYGNLSSVTILFVLQAIREDYRQKEDYSSGIALAFGPGLTAELLPFTYIPVPMANRTPVKQGIH; from the coding sequence ATGAACCAGCTTGAGGAAACTACAGGGGCAAGTATTATGGGAATAGGAACGGCTTGGCCAGTCCACCGTATTGAGCAAAAGGATGTGTCTGCCCGTCTCGCACAGGCGCTGGAACATGAGCCGGATGCGAGACGATGGGCGAAACGGATCTTTAATCAGTGCGGTGTGGAAACTCGTTATACGTGTGAACCGAATCTGCTTGAGCCTGTTGATTCTTGCCGATACTTACCTTTCACGAGTAGGGAGGAAGTTCCGACTACATCCGAGCGCATGGGCAAATACAAAGCTGCTGCTGTTCCCCTTGGTCTGGAGGCGGCCGTACAAGCGCTTCAGGATGCGGACGTATCCTCCTCGGAAATTACACATCTCATTACGGTGAGTTGCACGGGCCAATTCCTGCCCGGACTTGATGTTCGGCTGATCCAGCAGCTTGAACTGTCACCGCAGATTAACCGGATTCCGCTGGTGTTTCAAGGATGTGCAGCGGGTCTGAAGGCGATACAACTGGCGAATTCCATTGTAACGACCGATCAGAAGGCCATGGTTCTCATCGTGTGTGTGGAGCTGTGCACGCTTCATTTTCAGCCATCTTCCAAACGGGACGACCTGTATGCTGCATCGTTCTTCGGTGATGGTGCATCTGCCTGTGTTATTGGTGCGTCCGGAACAGACCGTAATGAATGTTTTCGACTAGGGCGTGGGTACTCAACGCTGCTCCCGGATTGTGCAGAAGAAATGATCTGGGAAGTGGGCAATACAGGCTTTGACCTCTATCTGTCACCACAGATTCCAAAGCTGCTTGGTCTGCATCTTGGGCCAGAGGTTGAGCGACTTCTCGAGGGGGGGAGTTTACCTGAAATATGGGCGATCCATCCGGGAGGCAGAGGCATCGTGGATGCCGTTCAGAAGCTGTATCAGTTGACAGATGAGCAGGTCTCATACAGTCGTAACATCCTGAGGGATTATGGCAACCTGTCGTCTGTGACAATTCTCTTTGTACTTCAAGCCATCCGCGAGGATTACAGACAAAAAGAAGATTACTCGAGTGGAATAGCGCTTGCCTTTGGACCCGGACTGACCGCAGAATTACTCCCTTTTACATACATTCCTGTGCCCATGGCGAACAGAACACCTGTGAAGCAAGGCATCCATTAG
- a CDS encoding MMPL family transporter, whose amino-acid sequence MAYRRLAAFISRYPRFIILCWVFIIGMSAVWAWRLPDIVQDHGLRRVHGDAQAVELVLEDEFASPANPVILVFEKKDNTSPLAFRQWIRERLTQVQVLPAVSSVTFPLDAGERVTLQNHRAYALVKMDVPPHQMGPPIEQLRALLATDGPGTVQLTGKTVVQQDVNHLSFRDLERAEMVGLPIALIVLCFAFRGLYAALIAVMMGISAVITAMGATTLLGYHLELSNFIINVIPMVGMALSIDFALIILSRYREEVQRAYKDEGAANIPGRSLVMQSEILQRTLRTAGRAVLFSAACVLLGLLGLLWIRLPMFLSVSLGAVTVLLLSLLLNLTLLPALLSLFADRVFRQNSIHSLPRGSVWHRWSAMVMKRPVSMAIGGTIVLLLCVYPVTRLELSVPDASSLPARMESRQAAELLQHDYGQKNTSTIEIVIGAQQERLTTSHWQTAHNKARQLLQDSDVLSIVSPWGLLQPNQNGSPNLFTIPSSSPSIEGKESTRTAWLRSTVSDYSIRLVATVHGEPGSEQVADWLERMRNSDHALGSNNVKLRYGGEAAKQVEIMQEVTHQLPKVLVFVVVTNYLVLLAAFRSLLIPIKAIVMNLLSLAASFGILVWVFNEGHLGMEQSDIAIMIPVFIAGLVFGISMDYGVFMLSRIQEVYRRTGDSDGAVQQGLASTGRLVTSAAAILLAVTVPFAFAEVAGVRQLGIGITAAVLIDVTLIRLILVPALMRLMGRWNWWLPGQIK is encoded by the coding sequence ATGGCTTATCGCAGACTTGCTGCCTTCATCAGCCGATATCCACGGTTCATTATTCTCTGCTGGGTATTTATCATCGGGATGTCAGCGGTCTGGGCGTGGAGGTTGCCTGACATTGTCCAGGATCACGGATTGAGACGGGTTCACGGGGATGCGCAAGCCGTAGAGCTTGTTCTGGAGGACGAATTCGCTTCTCCTGCGAATCCGGTTATTCTGGTTTTTGAGAAAAAGGATAATACCTCGCCGTTAGCGTTCCGACAGTGGATCAGGGAGCGTCTGACACAGGTTCAAGTGTTGCCTGCGGTAAGCTCTGTCACGTTCCCGCTGGATGCTGGCGAAAGGGTGACGCTGCAAAATCACAGGGCATATGCCCTTGTGAAGATGGATGTGCCCCCACATCAGATGGGTCCTCCAATTGAGCAGTTGCGCGCCTTGCTGGCAACAGACGGTCCAGGTACGGTCCAATTGACCGGCAAGACCGTCGTACAACAGGATGTAAATCATCTGAGTTTTCGTGACCTGGAACGGGCAGAGATGGTGGGGCTGCCGATTGCCCTAATCGTTCTGTGCTTCGCTTTCAGGGGGTTATATGCCGCATTGATTGCTGTCATGATGGGCATCAGTGCTGTGATTACAGCGATGGGAGCCACAACGCTCCTTGGTTATCATCTGGAATTGTCCAACTTTATCATTAACGTTATTCCCATGGTGGGCATGGCACTCAGTATAGATTTTGCCCTGATCATCCTGAGCAGGTACAGGGAAGAAGTTCAGCGGGCCTATAAAGATGAAGGTGCAGCTAATATTCCGGGAAGAAGCCTGGTTATGCAGAGCGAGATTCTTCAAAGAACATTACGTACAGCAGGCAGAGCAGTGTTGTTCTCGGCAGCTTGCGTACTCCTCGGGCTGCTGGGTCTGCTCTGGATCAGGCTGCCAATGTTTCTGAGTGTCTCCTTGGGGGCCGTCACTGTTCTGCTTCTATCACTATTGTTAAATCTTACACTGCTGCCAGCTCTACTGTCACTGTTCGCGGATCGCGTCTTCAGGCAAAATTCAATTCATTCGTTACCTAGAGGTTCAGTGTGGCACAGATGGTCAGCAATGGTCATGAAACGTCCAGTCAGCATGGCAATTGGAGGTACGATCGTGCTGCTCCTGTGTGTCTATCCAGTGACCCGGCTGGAACTGTCTGTCCCGGATGCCTCTTCACTGCCAGCCAGAATGGAGTCCCGCCAGGCAGCAGAGCTGTTGCAGCATGATTATGGGCAAAAGAATACCTCCACCATCGAGATCGTGATTGGTGCACAGCAGGAACGGTTAACTACCTCACACTGGCAGACGGCCCACAACAAAGCACGTCAATTACTTCAGGACTCGGACGTATTGAGCATTGTTTCACCATGGGGCCTATTACAGCCTAATCAGAATGGCTCACCAAACCTGTTTACAATTCCATCGTCGTCGCCTTCCATAGAAGGCAAGGAGTCAACAAGGACGGCATGGCTGCGTTCAACGGTCTCTGATTATTCCATACGATTGGTAGCCACCGTGCATGGGGAGCCTGGATCGGAGCAGGTCGCAGATTGGCTGGAACGGATGAGGAATAGCGATCATGCACTAGGTTCCAACAATGTAAAACTGCGTTATGGTGGGGAAGCTGCCAAGCAGGTTGAAATCATGCAGGAAGTTACACATCAACTGCCTAAAGTGCTGGTATTTGTAGTCGTCACCAATTATCTTGTATTACTGGCGGCATTCCGATCTCTACTCATTCCAATCAAAGCGATTGTGATGAATCTGCTCAGCTTAGCCGCTTCATTTGGCATTTTGGTATGGGTGTTTAATGAAGGACATCTGGGCATGGAGCAATCAGACATTGCTATTATGATCCCTGTATTCATTGCAGGATTGGTGTTTGGCATATCCATGGATTATGGGGTATTTATGTTAAGTCGTATTCAGGAGGTGTACAGACGAACAGGAGACAGTGATGGAGCTGTCCAACAAGGACTGGCTTCTACCGGTCGTCTGGTCACTTCCGCAGCGGCAATTCTACTTGCGGTGACCGTGCCGTTTGCTTTTGCTGAAGTTGCAGGTGTGAGGCAATTAGGGATTGGAATCACGGCAGCGGTATTGATTGACGTTACATTGATCCGCCTAATATTGGTACCTGCGTTGATGAGATTAATGGGCAGGTGGAACTGGTGGCTGCCAGGTCAGATCAAATGA
- a CDS encoding alpha/beta hydrolase family protein — translation MSDIEAYLQQQTNLRGRSAYQADQPLELWRSQLCTRVKERLGGFPTRDAALNPVLLERIPCDGYIRERVEITTYAGLRMSVYVLIPGDGSTTEVRRPAIVACHGHGYGSREISGMEPDGSPRTGEPGLHKDFAVALVKRGYVVAAPELLGFGDRRLAEDRDAPPGVSSCTKIAAHLLMVGKTLAGHRVYETTRVLDYLLTRPEVDTERIGSMGISGGGLVTAFSAALDERFHAAVVSGYASTFQGSILDRNHCLDNYVPGILREAELPDLIGLIVPRPLFIEAGSYDRVFPLDAAREAYKRLTYIYEQAGASEALDADFFTGGHEISGAKAYDWLDRVL, via the coding sequence ATGTCGGATATTGAAGCCTATTTACAACAACAAACGAATCTCCGTGGACGTTCCGCATATCAGGCAGATCAACCCCTGGAGTTATGGCGCAGTCAGTTATGTACCCGCGTGAAAGAACGGTTGGGCGGTTTTCCAACCAGGGACGCAGCATTGAATCCTGTCTTACTGGAGCGCATCCCATGTGACGGGTATATCCGGGAGCGGGTTGAGATCACGACCTATGCGGGACTCCGTATGTCTGTGTATGTATTGATTCCAGGGGATGGAAGCACTACCGAGGTGAGAAGACCTGCTATCGTTGCTTGTCATGGGCATGGCTATGGTAGCCGGGAGATCTCTGGTATGGAACCGGATGGTTCACCACGGACTGGAGAGCCCGGATTACACAAGGACTTTGCAGTAGCGCTTGTGAAGCGTGGATATGTGGTTGCGGCTCCAGAGCTGCTCGGGTTCGGTGATCGAAGACTGGCAGAGGACCGCGATGCGCCACCAGGGGTAAGCTCCTGTACGAAGATTGCGGCGCATCTGCTCATGGTGGGGAAGACTCTCGCCGGGCACAGGGTATATGAAACAACTAGAGTACTGGATTATCTATTGACCCGACCAGAAGTGGATACGGAGCGAATTGGAAGCATGGGTATCTCGGGTGGTGGTCTGGTTACGGCATTTTCAGCCGCATTGGATGAACGCTTCCATGCAGCTGTAGTAAGTGGCTATGCAAGTACATTCCAGGGCAGCATACTGGATCGCAACCATTGTCTGGACAATTATGTGCCAGGTATCCTTCGTGAAGCGGAGTTGCCCGATCTCATCGGCTTGATTGTACCTAGACCACTCTTTATTGAAGCTGGAAGTTATGATCGGGTATTTCCGCTCGATGCAGCAAGAGAAGCCTATAAGCGATTGACATACATCTATGAACAAGCGGGGGCATCAGAAGCACTGGATGCGGATTTCTTTACAGGTGGACATGAGATTAGCGGAGCGAAGGCCTATGACTGGCTTGATCGAGTTCTGTGA
- a CDS encoding GDSL-type esterase/lipase family protein — translation MKWSTLVKFLLCFILFASTLSIGLGSSGGQVAKAATDNYRFDFGSGPVESGYTGVSAGDAYTATKGYGFNTPANMRNVSASGSGVMSDAVQFLTFGTKSNNTFNVNLSNGLYEVKVVLGNTARASVAAEGVYQIINMTGNGATDQFQIPITDGQLNLLITEGKAGTAFTLSALEIRKISNQTVTNRTIYIGGDSTVCNYYPLGSSVQGGWGQLLPSYVNNATFQVRNMASSGQFARGFRDDGQMEAILKYIKPGDYFILQFGINDTNAKNNTTEAQFKEIMRDMVRQAKNKGATVILSTPQGRATDFNTANVHQAENRWYNQSTRALAQEEGVTLVELNKLSSAYFTSIGPAATLALYMTGDSLHPNRQGAAQLARIVAADLKRQGLSGF, via the coding sequence ATGAAATGGTCAACATTAGTAAAGTTTCTGCTCTGTTTTATTCTGTTTGCAAGTACGTTGAGCATCGGTCTGGGAAGCAGTGGAGGGCAAGTTGCCAAGGCAGCAACGGACAATTACAGATTTGATTTTGGTTCGGGTCCGGTTGAGAGCGGTTACACAGGCGTGTCCGCAGGAGATGCCTACACGGCTACCAAAGGGTATGGGTTCAATACACCAGCCAATATGCGAAATGTGTCTGCTTCTGGAAGCGGAGTAATGAGTGACGCCGTACAGTTTCTGACGTTTGGCACGAAGAGCAACAACACCTTCAATGTGAACCTGTCCAATGGCCTATATGAGGTCAAAGTGGTTCTGGGCAATACAGCCAGAGCAAGTGTGGCGGCAGAAGGGGTGTACCAGATCATCAACATGACGGGCAACGGGGCGACGGATCAATTTCAAATTCCGATAACTGATGGGCAACTCAATCTGCTCATTACGGAAGGAAAAGCAGGTACTGCATTTACACTCAGCGCACTCGAGATTCGGAAGATATCCAATCAGACCGTAACCAACCGCACGATCTATATCGGTGGTGACTCAACAGTTTGTAATTACTATCCGCTTGGCAGCAGTGTTCAAGGAGGGTGGGGACAGCTGTTACCGTCTTATGTGAACAACGCTACGTTCCAGGTTCGTAATATGGCATCAAGTGGTCAGTTTGCGAGAGGATTCCGCGACGATGGTCAGATGGAGGCGATTCTGAAGTATATCAAGCCGGGAGATTATTTTATTTTGCAATTCGGGATTAACGATACCAATGCCAAGAACAATACAACGGAGGCGCAGTTTAAAGAGATTATGCGGGATATGGTGCGTCAGGCGAAGAACAAAGGAGCAACGGTTATCCTCTCCACGCCACAAGGCCGGGCAACAGACTTTAATACAGCCAATGTACATCAAGCGGAGAACCGCTGGTATAATCAATCGACTCGTGCACTGGCTCAGGAAGAGGGGGTCACACTGGTTGAACTGAATAAGTTGAGTTCTGCTTATTTCACGTCCATTGGTCCGGCGGCAACACTCGCTCTGTATATGACGGGGGATAGTCTGCATCCGAATCGTCAAGGTGCTGCCCAGCTTGCACGCATTGTGGCTGCGGATCTGAAAAGACAGGGATTGAGTGGATTCTAA
- the mnhG gene encoding monovalent cation/H(+) antiporter subunit G yields the protein MMEIVKVTAETAIGLLVLLGALLSALSAFGLIRLPDVYLRAHAATKSMTLGVFCVLSATFFYFWYFDNYISARLLLGILFVFITAPVAGHLNGRAAYRTDVPLWEQSVQDELEPLLKGKKVNHEAKDMME from the coding sequence ATGATGGAGATCGTTAAGGTAACCGCTGAAACAGCCATAGGTTTACTCGTACTGCTTGGTGCATTGCTTAGCGCCCTCAGTGCGTTCGGACTTATTCGTCTGCCCGATGTATATCTGCGAGCCCATGCCGCAACCAAAAGTATGACGCTTGGCGTGTTCTGTGTACTAAGCGCTACGTTTTTCTACTTCTGGTACTTCGATAACTATATCAGTGCCCGTTTGTTGTTAGGTATCCTGTTTGTATTCATCACGGCTCCGGTCGCCGGACATCTGAACGGACGGGCCGCCTATCGCACAGATGTACCACTGTGGGAGCAGAGTGTACAAGATGAACTGGAACCCTTGTTAAAAGGTAAAAAGGTGAACCATGAAGCCAAAGACATGATGGAGTGA